A window from Streptomyces sp. NBC_00335 encodes these proteins:
- a CDS encoding glycosyltransferase family 2 protein, with translation MTTTNTPTVAVVVIAYNDAELVGQAVSSALAQGPVVAEVIAVNDASSDGTAQVLDELAASHPRVKVVHRTENSGGCGTPRNDGIAAATAPYVMFLDSDDVLPAGAIDALVRAAGEHRSPVTVGSCVRRELPESRDVPWVPGLYTPGEVIDRPADRPQLVRDTLCVNKLYERAFLDMYGIRFPDGRFIYEDFVFTARVLAARPRIAVIGDLVYVWHVRRNAAQVSISLDRKDVGNWSARVEAHRVASRLMTASSPELGRACQVKFLEYDLRMYLRELGEDPGYQAAWWTLTRDYVAGFADADIEAAGAHARWIVRVLLANEAPPAPADLLRLTRFAADPPRLLPPYATGPSGAPVWSDTLPVELDGLEKLETAELPITIDAEPSGCAGLRIQVHDLYGRLAAAGPRTVQLCFQPRGDLGELLVAEPVELTPAGDGDRWTALLPFRLTTLARLGRGEGRRGLQAWDVKLSVECADGSSVVTSPRPLSRLLHRRVLPSSRYGVLLAQPYRTTGGSLALRLAPGASGVMSLARHRFHRARIIRG, from the coding sequence GTGACGACCACCAATACCCCCACAGTTGCCGTCGTCGTGATCGCGTACAACGATGCCGAGCTCGTCGGTCAGGCCGTCTCCTCGGCCCTCGCCCAGGGGCCGGTTGTCGCCGAGGTCATCGCGGTCAACGATGCGTCCTCCGATGGCACCGCCCAGGTGCTGGACGAGCTGGCGGCCAGCCACCCCCGCGTGAAGGTCGTGCACCGCACGGAGAACAGCGGGGGCTGCGGCACGCCCCGCAACGACGGGATCGCGGCTGCCACCGCCCCGTACGTCATGTTCCTGGACAGCGACGACGTCCTGCCCGCCGGGGCGATCGACGCCCTGGTGCGCGCGGCCGGCGAGCACCGGTCGCCGGTCACCGTCGGCTCCTGCGTCCGCCGTGAACTGCCCGAGAGCCGCGACGTGCCCTGGGTGCCCGGCCTGTACACGCCGGGCGAGGTCATCGACCGCCCGGCGGACAGGCCGCAGCTGGTCCGCGACACCCTCTGCGTCAACAAGCTGTACGAGCGGGCCTTCCTGGACATGTACGGGATCCGCTTCCCGGACGGCCGGTTCATCTACGAGGACTTCGTGTTCACGGCCCGCGTGCTGGCGGCCCGCCCCCGCATCGCGGTGATCGGCGACCTCGTCTACGTGTGGCACGTGCGCCGCAACGCCGCCCAGGTCTCCATCTCCCTGGACCGCAAGGACGTCGGCAACTGGAGCGCCCGCGTCGAGGCCCACCGCGTGGCCTCGCGCCTCATGACCGCCTCCTCGCCCGAGCTGGGCCGTGCCTGCCAGGTCAAGTTCCTGGAGTACGACCTGCGCATGTACCTGCGCGAGCTCGGCGAGGACCCCGGCTACCAGGCCGCCTGGTGGACGCTGACCCGCGACTACGTCGCCGGGTTCGCCGACGCGGACATCGAGGCCGCCGGGGCGCACGCCCGCTGGATCGTGCGGGTGCTGCTCGCCAACGAGGCGCCGCCCGCCCCCGCCGACCTGCTGCGGCTGACCCGCTTCGCCGCCGACCCGCCCCGCCTGCTGCCCCCGTACGCGACCGGCCCCTCCGGAGCGCCGGTCTGGAGCGACACGCTGCCGGTGGAGCTGGACGGACTGGAAAAGCTGGAGACGGCCGAGCTGCCCATCACCATCGACGCCGAACCGAGCGGCTGTGCGGGCCTGCGGATCCAGGTGCACGACCTGTACGGGCGCCTCGCCGCGGCCGGCCCGCGCACCGTCCAGCTGTGCTTCCAGCCCCGGGGCGACCTGGGAGAGCTGCTGGTCGCCGAACCGGTGGAGCTCACCCCCGCGGGGGACGGCGACCGGTGGACCGCGTTGCTGCCCTTCCGGCTCACCACCCTGGCGAGGCTCGGGCGGGGCGAAGGCCGGCGGGGCCTGCAGGCGTGGGACGTGAAACTGAGCGTGGAGTGCGCCGACGGGAGCTCCGTGGTCACCTCCCCGCGCCCCCTCAGTCGCCTGCTCCACCGGCGGGTGCTGCCCAGCAGCCGGTACGGTGTGCTGTTGGCGCAGCCGTACCGCACGACCGGCGGATCGCTGGCGCTGAGGCTCGCGCCCGGTGCCTCGGGCGTCATGAGCCTGGCCCGCCACCGGTTCCACAGAGCTCGCATAATCCGCGGCTAG
- the rplU gene encoding 50S ribosomal protein L21, which produces MYAIVRSGGRQHKVAVGDIVEVDKIPTAKVGDTVELSTLLVVDGEAVTSDPWVLAGIKVQAEIVDHHKGAKIDILRYKNKTGYRRRQGHRQQYTAIKVTGIPAAAK; this is translated from the coding sequence GTGTACGCCATCGTGCGCAGCGGTGGTCGCCAGCACAAGGTTGCTGTCGGCGACATCGTTGAAGTTGACAAGATTCCCACTGCCAAGGTTGGCGACACGGTCGAGCTCTCGACCCTGCTCGTTGTCGACGGCGAAGCCGTGACCAGCGACCCGTGGGTCCTGGCCGGCATCAAGGTCCAGGCCGAGATCGTGGACCACCACAAGGGTGCCAAGATCGACATCCTTCGGTACAAGAACAAGACCGGCTACCGCCGTCGCCAGGGTCACCGCCAGCAGTACACGGCGATCAAGGTCACCGGTATCCCCGCGGCTGCGAAGTAA
- a CDS encoding TIGR03960 family B12-binding radical SAM protein, with the protein MMTESVFPQLEALLPHVQKPIQYVGGELNSTVKPWESADVRWALMYPDAYEVGLPNQGVMILYEVLNEREGVLAERTYSVWPDLEELMREHKVPQFTVDSHRPVGAFDVFGLSFSTELGYTNMLTALDLAGIPLEAKNRTVDHPIVLAGGHAAFNPEPIAEFIDCAIIGDGEQAVLDMTEIIRAWKAEGRPGGREEVLLRLAKTGGVYVPGFYDVEYLPDGRIGRVVPNRSGVPWRVSKHTVMDLDEWPYPKQPLVPLAETVHERMSVEIFRGCTRGCRFCQAGMITRPVRERSITGIGEMVERGLKATGFEEVGLLSLSSADHTEITDIAKGLADRYTDEKVGLSLPSTRVDAFNIDLANELTRNGRRSGLTFAPEGGSERMRKVINKMVSEEDLIRTVATAYGNGWRQVKLYFMVGLPTETDEDVLQIGDMAVNVIAKGREVSGQNDIRCTVSIGGFVPKPHTPFQWAPQLSAEETDARLGKLRDKLRGDKKYGRSIGFRYHDGKPGIVEGLLSRGDRRIGDVIRAVYESGGRFDGWREHFSYDRWMQAAEKTLPAYGVDVAWYTTRERTYEEVLPWDHLDSGLDKDWLWEDWQDALDETEVEDCRWTPCFDCGVCPQLDTSIQIGPTGKKLLPLSVVK; encoded by the coding sequence GTGATGACCGAGTCGGTCTTCCCTCAGCTTGAGGCCCTGCTTCCGCACGTCCAGAAGCCGATCCAGTACGTCGGCGGTGAGCTCAACTCCACGGTCAAGCCGTGGGAGAGCGCCGACGTCCGCTGGGCGCTGATGTACCCGGACGCGTACGAGGTCGGGCTCCCCAACCAGGGCGTCATGATCCTGTACGAGGTGCTCAACGAGCGCGAAGGCGTGCTCGCGGAGCGCACGTACAGCGTGTGGCCGGACCTCGAAGAGCTGATGCGCGAGCACAAGGTGCCGCAGTTCACCGTCGACTCCCACCGTCCGGTCGGGGCCTTCGACGTCTTCGGGCTCTCCTTCTCCACCGAGCTCGGCTACACGAACATGCTGACGGCGCTGGACCTCGCGGGCATCCCGCTGGAGGCGAAGAACCGTACGGTCGACCACCCCATCGTGCTCGCGGGCGGCCACGCGGCCTTCAACCCCGAGCCGATCGCGGAGTTCATCGACTGCGCGATCATCGGCGACGGCGAGCAGGCCGTCCTCGACATGACCGAGATCATCCGCGCGTGGAAGGCCGAGGGCCGCCCGGGCGGGCGCGAGGAGGTCCTCCTGCGCCTCGCGAAGACCGGCGGCGTCTACGTGCCGGGCTTCTACGACGTCGAGTACCTGCCGGACGGCCGCATCGGCCGCGTGGTCCCGAACCGCTCCGGCGTGCCGTGGCGCGTGTCCAAGCACACCGTCATGGACCTCGACGAGTGGCCCTACCCCAAGCAGCCCCTGGTCCCGCTCGCCGAGACCGTCCACGAGCGGATGTCCGTGGAGATCTTCCGCGGCTGCACCCGCGGCTGCCGTTTCTGCCAGGCCGGCATGATCACGCGCCCCGTGCGGGAGCGAAGCATCACCGGCATCGGCGAGATGGTGGAGCGCGGCCTGAAGGCCACGGGCTTCGAGGAGGTCGGCCTCCTCTCGCTCTCCTCGGCGGACCACACCGAGATCACGGACATCGCCAAGGGCCTGGCCGACCGCTACACGGACGAAAAGGTGGGCCTGTCCCTCCCGTCGACCCGCGTGGACGCCTTCAACATCGACCTGGCCAACGAGCTGACCCGCAACGGCCGCCGTTCCGGTCTGACCTTCGCCCCCGAGGGCGGCTCCGAGCGCATGCGCAAGGTCATCAACAAGATGGTCTCGGAAGAGGACCTGATCCGTACGGTCGCCACCGCGTACGGCAACGGCTGGCGCCAGGTGAAGCTCTACTTCATGGTCGGCCTGCCGACCGAGACCGACGAGGACGTGCTCCAGATCGGCGACATGGCGGTCAACGTCATCGCCAAGGGCCGCGAGGTCTCCGGCCAGAACGACATCCGCTGCACCGTCTCCATCGGCGGCTTCGTCCCCAAGCCGCACACCCCCTTCCAGTGGGCCCCGCAGCTGTCGGCCGAGGAGACGGACGCCCGCCTCGGCAAGCTCCGCGACAAGCTCCGCGGCGACAAGAAGTACGGCCGCTCCATCGGCTTCCGCTACCACGACGGCAAGCCCGGCATCGTCGAGGGCCTGCTGTCCCGCGGCGACCGCCGCATCGGCGACGTCATCCGCGCCGTCTACGAGTCGGGCGGCCGCTTCGACGGCTGGCGCGAGCACTTCTCGTACGACCGCTGGATGCAGGCCGCGGAGAAGACGCTGCCCGCGTACGGCGTGGACGTGGCCTGGTACACGACCCGCGAGCGCACCTACGAGGAGGTCCTGCCCTGGGACCACCTCGACTCCGGCCTGGACAAGGACTGGCTCTGGGAGGACTGGCAGGACGCCCTCGACGAAACCGAAGTCGAGGACTGCCGCTGGACCCCGTGCTTCGACTGCGGCGTGTGCCCGCAGCTCGACACCAGCATCCAGATCGGCCCGACGGGCAAGAAGCTGCTGCCGCTGTCGGTCGTGAAGTAG
- the rpmA gene encoding 50S ribosomal protein L27 yields MAHKKGASSTRNGRDSNAQRLGVKRFGGQVVSAGEILVRQRGTHFHPGSGVGRGGDDTLFALQAGSVEFGTHRGRKVVNIVPAA; encoded by the coding sequence ATGGCACACAAGAAGGGCGCATCGTCCACCCGGAACGGGCGCGATTCCAACGCTCAGCGGCTCGGCGTGAAGCGCTTCGGCGGTCAGGTCGTTTCCGCTGGTGAGATCCTCGTCCGCCAGCGCGGCACCCACTTCCACCCGGGTTCGGGTGTCGGTCGTGGTGGCGACGACACGCTGTTCGCGCTGCAGGCCGGTTCGGTCGAGTTCGGCACGCACCGTGGCCGCAAGGTCGTCAACATCGTTCCGGCCGCCTGA
- a CDS encoding TIGR03936 family radical SAM-associated protein has protein sequence MQRIRLRYTKRGRLRFTSHRDFQRAFERALRRSEVPMAYSAGFTPHPRVSYANAAPTGTGSEAEYLEIALAEPRDPAVLRELLDESMPVGLDIIDAVEAHTSGLADRLTASVWELRLEGVEPGDAEKAVEAFLAAEAVEVQRRTKNGMRTFDTRGAVVSLEVVPVTATAAADRPLDNACAILRLVVRHLTPAVRPDDVLSGLRAVADLTPPVPAAVTRLAQGLFDEESGTVTDPLAPDREAVTTAPPTAAVTADAKAPEGPAA, from the coding sequence GTGCAGCGCATCCGCCTGCGCTACACCAAGCGCGGCCGCCTCCGGTTCACCAGCCACCGGGACTTCCAGCGCGCCTTCGAGCGGGCCCTGCGCCGCTCCGAGGTGCCCATGGCGTACTCGGCGGGCTTCACCCCGCACCCCCGCGTCTCGTACGCGAACGCCGCCCCGACCGGGACCGGCAGCGAGGCCGAGTACCTGGAGATCGCCCTCGCCGAGCCCCGCGACCCCGCGGTCCTGCGCGAGCTGCTCGACGAGTCGATGCCCGTCGGCCTCGACATCATCGACGCCGTCGAGGCGCACACCTCCGGCCTCGCCGACCGGCTGACGGCCTCCGTGTGGGAGCTGCGCCTGGAAGGCGTGGAGCCCGGGGACGCCGAGAAGGCCGTCGAGGCCTTCCTCGCCGCCGAGGCCGTGGAGGTCCAGCGCCGCACCAAGAACGGCATGCGGACCTTCGACACGCGGGGCGCCGTGGTCAGCCTGGAAGTGGTTCCCGTTACGGCCACCGCAGCGGCTGATAGGCCCCTGGACAATGCTTGTGCGATACTGCGGCTGGTTGTTCGGCATCTGACACCTGCCGTGCGACCCGACGACGTCCTGTCCGGTCTCCGAGCTGTGGCCGACCTAACGCCGCCGGTCCCCGCTGCGGTGACCAGGCTGGCGCAGGGGCTCTTCGACGAGGAGTCCGGCACGGTGACCGACCCGCTCGCGCCCGACCGCGAGGCTGTCACGACCGCCCCACCCACGGCGGCCGTAACCGCCGACGCGAAGGCGCCGGAAGGTCCCGCCGCGTAA
- the obgE gene encoding GTPase ObgE translates to MTTFVDRVELHVAAGNGGHGCASVHREKFKPLGGPDGGNGGRGGDVILVVEQSITTLLEYHHSPHRKATNGAPGAGDNRSGKDGQDIILPVPDGTVVLDKEGNVLADLVGQGTTYVAAEGGRGGLGNAALSSARRKAPGFALLGVPGTGGDVILELKTVADVALVGFPSAGKSSLISVLSAAKPKIADYPFTTLVPNLGVVTAGSTVYTIADVPGLIPGASQGKGLGLEFLRHVERCSILVHVLDTATLESDRDPLADLDAIEEELKLYGGGLEKRPRLVVLNKVDIPDGQDLADIVRPDLEARGYKVFEVSAVSRTGLKELSYFLAEVIAKFRARTPKQEATRIVIRPKAVDDSGFTIAYDEAEDVYRVRGEKPERWVRQTDFNIDEAVGYLADRLNRLGVEAALKKAGARAGDGVAIGSDENAVVFDWEPTMMAGAEMLGRRGEDHRLEAPRPATTRRKEKEAERDSAQKEYDEFRPF, encoded by the coding sequence ATGACCACCTTCGTGGACCGCGTCGAGCTGCACGTCGCCGCGGGTAACGGGGGCCACGGCTGCGCCTCCGTTCACCGGGAGAAGTTCAAGCCGCTCGGCGGCCCCGATGGCGGCAACGGCGGCCGTGGCGGCGACGTCATCCTGGTGGTGGAGCAGTCGATCACCACCCTGCTGGAGTACCACCACAGCCCCCACCGCAAGGCCACCAACGGCGCGCCCGGCGCGGGCGACAACCGCTCCGGCAAGGACGGCCAGGACATCATCCTGCCGGTGCCGGACGGCACCGTCGTCCTCGACAAGGAGGGCAACGTCCTCGCCGACCTCGTCGGCCAGGGCACCACCTACGTGGCTGCCGAGGGCGGCCGCGGTGGTCTCGGCAACGCCGCGCTCTCCTCTGCCCGCCGCAAGGCGCCCGGCTTCGCCCTCCTCGGCGTACCCGGCACCGGCGGCGACGTCATCCTGGAGCTCAAGACCGTCGCCGACGTGGCGCTGGTCGGCTTCCCGAGCGCCGGCAAGTCCTCGCTCATCTCGGTGCTCTCGGCCGCGAAGCCGAAGATCGCCGACTACCCCTTCACCACCCTCGTCCCGAACCTGGGCGTCGTCACCGCCGGCTCGACGGTCTACACGATCGCCGACGTCCCGGGCCTCATCCCGGGCGCCAGCCAGGGCAAGGGCCTCGGCCTGGAGTTCCTGCGCCACGTCGAGCGCTGCTCGATCCTCGTGCACGTCCTGGACACCGCGACGCTGGAGTCCGACCGCGACCCGCTCGCCGACCTCGACGCCATCGAGGAGGAGCTGAAGCTCTACGGCGGCGGCCTGGAGAAGCGCCCGCGCCTCGTCGTCCTCAACAAGGTCGACATCCCCGACGGCCAGGACCTCGCCGACATCGTCCGCCCGGACCTCGAGGCCCGCGGCTACAAGGTGTTCGAGGTCTCCGCGGTCTCCCGTACGGGCCTCAAGGAGCTGTCCTACTTCCTCGCCGAGGTCATCGCGAAGTTCCGCGCCCGTACGCCGAAGCAGGAGGCGACCCGCATCGTCATCCGGCCGAAGGCCGTGGACGACTCGGGCTTCACCATCGCCTACGACGAGGCCGAGGACGTGTACCGCGTGCGCGGCGAGAAGCCGGAGCGCTGGGTCCGCCAGACCGACTTCAACATCGACGAAGCCGTCGGCTACCTCGCCGACCGCCTCAACCGCCTCGGCGTCGAGGCTGCGCTGAAGAAGGCCGGTGCCCGTGCGGGTGACGGCGTCGCCATCGGTTCCGACGAGAACGCGGTCGTCTTCGACTGGGAGCCGACCATGATGGCCGGCGCCGAGATGCTGGGCCGCCGCGGTGAGGACCACCGTCTGGAGGCTCCGCGTCCGGCGACCACCCGCCGCAAGGAGAAGGAAGCCGAGCGGGATTCCGCTCAGAAGGAGTACGACGAGTTCCGTCCCTTCTGA
- a CDS encoding Rne/Rng family ribonuclease — translation MLNNENDNTANNAAADSGSPSDNLPPRRRRRAASRPAGPPGGAVAAAEAAPAPVVAAAPAEDAAPAAAPARTRRRATRAVAAPEASAAEVVVEAPAAAPAAPAVEEAAAPAPRARRRATRAVAAPEAPVAEAPAAAPVAEVVEEAAAPAPRARRRATRAVTAPEAPVVEAPVAAPAAEVVEEAAAPAPRARRRATRAVTAPEAPVAEAPVVEAPVAAPAAEVVEEAAAPAPRARRRATRAVTAPEAPAAEAAVAEAPVAAAKATVTVADAVDSPKRGGRRRATRSTTAPAAAAPAAQPVAPAAEAPAAEAPARGRRAGRPAVAVFQAPVFAEPMFQTPETAAMMAAAAAAAAPAEEVEEEELDLVEAEVEAAPAPQPAGRRRRRGRGAAAETAAPVAQAPAAAAAAPSGPVTLADVELVEEEAETESAELYEDETDESGDRPSRRRRRGGRRRRRGEAADLDESAEEEAEAAESAEEADEEEAEDDEENGALGSSSSRRRRRRRRRSGDGGTDADAAEDDGVRTVVKVREPRPARERAEALTGSTSSDEVQSIKGSTRLEAKKQRRREGREQGRRRVPIITEAEFLARREAVERVMVVRQSGERTQIGVLEDNVLVEHYVNKEEATSYVGNVYLGKVQNVLPSMEAAFIDIGKGRNAVLYAGEVNFEALGMANGPRRIEAALKSGQSVLVQVTKDPIGHKGARLTSQVSLPGRYLVYVPEGSMTGISRKLPDTERARLKTILKKIVPEDAGVIVRTAAEGASEDELRRDVERLQAQWEDIQKKSKQISTSSPSLLYGEPDMTVRVVRDIFNEDFTKVIVSGDSAWETIHGYVNHVAPDLADRLKRWTSEVDVFATYRIDEQLAKALDRKVWLPSGGSLVIDKTEAMIVIDVNTGKFTGQGGNLEETVTRNNLEAAEEIVRQLRLRDLGGIVVIDFIDMVLESNRDLVLRRMLECLGRDRTKHQVAEVTSLGLVQMTRKRVGQGLLESFSETCVHCNGRGVIVHMETPTVVGGGGNGKRSKRRGGQGGHEHDHEIEAVDTAEGDDYEIETEAELAAEVAAPVALPEPSFVADEELYGSPAEAEAAAGGVSGRRNRRRATRKATAPAGAPRGAATDRAPAAAAPVAEPVVEADVIEVVEAVEPEIAIEAVEIAEAVQAPEPVAEEAPKGRTRRRATRKATAPAGAPAEAVQAPEPVAEAPAAPVAEPEPEAVIEAAPVVVEAPAETPAEPVEAAPARPRRRATRKATAPAGSPAGAEAAVLVVEAPVETPAETPAEAEAVVEEAAPAAPAKKAVRKTAAKKATTTAAKKAPAKKAAAVKKTAAKKTTTAKTAAKKTVAKRATKKTAAAEQQTLPSVSAPTEA, via the coding sequence ATGCTCAACAACGAAAACGACAACACCGCCAACAACGCTGCCGCCGACAGTGGCAGCCCGAGCGACAACCTGCCGCCGCGCAGGCGCCGGCGCGCCGCGTCCCGGCCGGCCGGCCCGCCCGGCGGCGCCGTAGCCGCCGCCGAAGCCGCTCCGGCGCCCGTGGTGGCCGCAGCTCCCGCCGAGGATGCCGCCCCGGCCGCCGCCCCGGCCCGTACCCGCCGCCGTGCGACCCGCGCCGTGGCCGCCCCCGAGGCTTCCGCAGCCGAGGTCGTCGTCGAGGCTCCCGCAGCCGCTCCGGCCGCCCCGGCCGTCGAGGAGGCCGCTGCTCCCGCGCCGCGTGCCCGTCGCCGTGCGACCCGCGCCGTGGCGGCCCCCGAGGCGCCCGTCGCCGAGGCTCCCGCGGCTGCTCCGGTTGCCGAGGTCGTCGAGGAGGCCGCAGCCCCCGCGCCGCGTGCCCGTCGCCGTGCGACCCGCGCCGTGACCGCTCCCGAGGCCCCCGTTGTGGAGGCCCCGGTGGCTGCTCCCGCCGCCGAGGTCGTCGAGGAGGCCGCAGCCCCCGCGCCGCGTGCCCGTCGCCGCGCCACTCGCGCCGTGACCGCTCCCGAGGCGCCCGTCGCCGAGGCCCCGGTCGTCGAGGCCCCCGTGGCCGCTCCCGCCGCCGAGGTCGTCGAGGAGGCCGCAGCCCCCGCGCCGCGTGCCCGTCGCCGTGCGACCCGCGCCGTGACCGCCCCCGAGGCGCCCGCCGCGGAAGCCGCCGTGGCCGAGGCTCCCGTCGCCGCCGCCAAGGCCACCGTCACCGTCGCCGACGCCGTGGACTCCCCGAAGCGCGGCGGCCGCCGCCGCGCCACCCGTTCCACCACCGCTCCGGCCGCCGCCGCCCCCGCCGCGCAGCCGGTGGCTCCGGCCGCCGAGGCGCCCGCCGCCGAGGCTCCGGCCCGTGGCCGCCGCGCCGGGCGTCCCGCCGTCGCCGTATTCCAGGCCCCGGTGTTCGCCGAGCCGATGTTCCAGACCCCGGAGACCGCAGCCATGATGGCCGCGGCCGCCGCTGCCGCCGCCCCGGCCGAGGAGGTCGAGGAGGAGGAGCTCGACCTCGTCGAGGCCGAGGTCGAGGCCGCCCCCGCCCCGCAGCCGGCCGGCCGTCGCCGCCGCCGTGGCCGCGGAGCCGCCGCCGAGACCGCCGCGCCCGTGGCCCAGGCTCCGGCCGCCGCCGCTGCCGCGCCGTCCGGCCCGGTCACGCTGGCCGACGTAGAGCTGGTCGAGGAAGAGGCCGAAACCGAGTCCGCCGAGCTCTACGAGGACGAGACCGACGAGTCGGGCGACCGCCCGTCGCGCCGTCGCCGCCGCGGTGGCCGTCGCCGTCGTCGCGGTGAGGCCGCCGACCTCGACGAGTCCGCCGAGGAAGAGGCCGAGGCCGCCGAGTCCGCCGAGGAGGCCGACGAGGAAGAGGCCGAGGACGACGAGGAGAACGGGGCCCTCGGCTCCAGCTCCAGCCGTCGTCGCCGGCGTCGTCGCCGTCGCAGCGGTGACGGTGGCACGGACGCCGACGCGGCCGAGGACGACGGTGTGCGCACGGTCGTCAAGGTCCGCGAGCCGCGCCCGGCGCGCGAGCGCGCGGAGGCCCTCACCGGCTCCACCTCCTCCGACGAGGTCCAGTCCATCAAGGGCTCGACCCGCCTGGAGGCCAAGAAGCAGCGCCGCCGCGAGGGCCGCGAGCAGGGCCGCCGCCGCGTCCCGATCATCACCGAGGCCGAGTTCCTGGCCCGCCGCGAGGCCGTCGAGCGCGTCATGGTCGTCCGCCAGTCCGGCGAGCGCACCCAGATCGGCGTCCTCGAGGACAACGTGCTCGTCGAGCACTACGTCAACAAGGAAGAAGCCACCTCGTACGTCGGCAACGTCTACCTGGGCAAGGTCCAGAACGTGCTGCCGTCCATGGAGGCCGCCTTCATCGACATCGGCAAGGGCCGCAACGCGGTCCTGTACGCCGGTGAGGTCAACTTCGAGGCGCTCGGCATGGCCAACGGGCCGCGCCGCATCGAGGCCGCCCTCAAGTCCGGCCAGTCGGTCCTGGTGCAGGTCACCAAGGACCCGATCGGCCACAAGGGCGCCCGCCTGACCAGCCAGGTCTCGCTGCCCGGCCGCTACCTGGTCTACGTGCCCGAGGGCTCGATGACCGGCATCAGCCGCAAGCTGCCCGACACCGAGCGCGCGCGCCTGAAGACCATCCTCAAGAAGATCGTTCCCGAGGACGCGGGCGTCATCGTGCGCACCGCCGCCGAGGGCGCGAGCGAGGACGAGCTGCGCCGCGACGTCGAGCGCCTGCAGGCCCAGTGGGAGGACATCCAGAAGAAGTCGAAGCAGATCTCGACCTCTTCGCCGAGCCTCCTGTACGGCGAGCCGGACATGACCGTCCGCGTCGTGCGCGACATCTTCAACGAGGACTTCACCAAGGTCATCGTCAGCGGTGACAGCGCCTGGGAGACCATCCACGGCTACGTGAACCACGTGGCCCCGGACCTGGCCGACCGGCTGAAGCGCTGGACCTCCGAGGTCGACGTCTTCGCGACGTACCGGATCGACGAGCAGCTCGCCAAGGCGCTCGACCGCAAGGTGTGGCTGCCCTCGGGCGGTTCCCTCGTGATCGACAAGACCGAAGCGATGATCGTCATCGACGTCAACACCGGCAAGTTCACCGGTCAGGGCGGCAACCTCGAAGAGACCGTCACCAGGAACAACCTGGAGGCGGCCGAGGAGATCGTGCGCCAGCTGCGGCTGCGCGACCTCGGCGGCATCGTCGTCATCGACTTCATCGACATGGTCCTGGAGTCCAACCGCGACCTGGTCCTGCGGCGCATGCTGGAGTGCCTGGGCCGCGACCGCACCAAGCACCAGGTCGCCGAGGTGACCTCGCTGGGTCTGGTCCAGATGACCCGCAAGCGGGTGGGCCAGGGTCTGCTGGAGTCCTTCTCCGAGACCTGCGTCCACTGCAACGGCCGTGGCGTCATCGTGCACATGGAGACCCCGACCGTGGTCGGCGGCGGTGGCAACGGCAAGCGCTCCAAGCGCCGCGGCGGCCAGGGCGGACACGAGCACGACCACGAGATCGAGGCCGTGGACACCGCCGAGGGTGATGACTACGAGATCGAGACCGAGGCGGAGCTGGCGGCCGAGGTCGCCGCTCCCGTGGCGCTGCCCGAGCCCTCCTTCGTCGCCGACGAGGAGCTCTACGGCAGCCCGGCCGAGGCCGAGGCCGCTGCCGGAGGAGTGAGCGGGCGCCGCAACCGCCGCCGCGCCACCCGCAAGGCGACCGCTCCGGCGGGCGCCCCGCGCGGTGCGGCGACGGACCGTGCCCCGGCGGCCGCGGCTCCCGTGGCCGAGCCGGTGGTCGAGGCGGATGTCATCGAGGTCGTCGAGGCCGTGGAGCCCGAGATCGCCATCGAGGCGGTCGAGATCGCCGAGGCCGTCCAGGCCCCGGAGCCGGTCGCGGAGGAGGCCCCCAAGGGCCGCACCCGCCGCCGCGCCACCCGTAAGGCGACCGCTCCGGCGGGCGCCCCGGCCGAGGCCGTCCAGGCCCCGGAGCCGGTTGCCGAGGCCCCCGCGGCCCCGGTGGCCGAGCCGGAGCCCGAGGCCGTCATCGAGGCCGCACCGGTCGTCGTCGAGGCCCCGGCCGAGACCCCGGCCGAGCCCGTCGAGGCCGCGCCGGCCCGTCCGCGTCGCCGTGCCACCCGTAAGGCCACCGCTCCGGCCGGTTCCCCGGCGGGCGCGGAGGCGGCCGTACTGGTCGTCGAGGCTCCGGTCGAGACGCCGGCGGAGACCCCGGCCGAGGCCGAGGCCGTCGTCGAGGAGGCCGCCCCGGCGGCTCCCGCCAAGAAGGCGGTCCGCAAGACGGCCGCCAAGAAGGCGACCACGACCGCGGCGAAGAAGGCCCCGGCCAAGAAGGCGGCGGCCGTGAAGAAGACCGCCGCCAAGAAGACGACGACGGCGAAGACGGCCGCGAAGAAGACGGTCGCGAAGCGGGCGACGAAGAAGACCGCGGCGGCGGAGCAGCAGACGCTGCCCTCCGTCTCGGCTCCGACCGAAGCCTGA